The genomic stretch ATCTCCGCGGCCGCATCGCGGGCCGTCAGATCGGCGCCCAGGCGGTGACGCTGGCACGTCGCTACTGGACTGGCGCCCACTGAGACGGGGTCTGCGGGGTCACGGGTTGGCAAAGCCCGCGCCAGCGAGTAGAATGACAAGCGTCCCGTAGCGACGCCCGCCCGAAGTCTCAAGAAAGCACTTCCAGGATCATGTCTGTACGTACCCGCATCGCCCCCTCCCCCACCGGAGCGCCCCATGTCGGCACCGCCTATGTGGCCATCTTCAACCTCGCCTTCGCACGGCAGCAAGGCGGTGCCTTCCTGCTGCGCATCGAGGACACCGACCAGACCCGCTCAGAGGCCCAGTACGAGACCATGATCTTCGAATCGCTCCGCTGGCTGGGGCTGACCTGGAACGAGGGGCCCGACGTGGGTGGCCCGCACGGCCCCTACCGCCAGTCGGAGCGCAGCGAGATCTACGCCGAGCACGCCCAGACCCTCATCACCCGTGGAACCGCCTATACGTGCTTCTGCACCCCGGAGCGACTGGCCGAGCTGCGCGAGCAGCAGAAGGCGACCAAGAGCAGCTTCCTCGGGTATGACCGTCGCTGCCGCGACCTGTCACCCGAGGAGGCCGCACGGCGCGTCGCCGCGGGTGAGGCCCACGTGGTTCGCCTGAAGGTGCCGGTCGAGGGCCAGCTCACCTTTCACGATCTGGTGCGCGGAGACATCACCATCGGGTTCGAGCAGATCGACGATCAGGTCTTGCTCAAGGCAGATGGCTTCCCCACCTACCACCTGGCCAACGTGGTCGATGATCATCTCATGGGCATCACCCACGTCATGCGCGCCGAGGAGTGGATCACCTCAACCCCCAAGCACGTGCTGCTCTACGAGGCCTTCGGCTGGCAGCCGCCTGGCTTTGGGCATCTGCCGTTGCTGCGCAACAAGGACAAGACCAAGATCAGCAAGCGCAAGAACCCCGTCTCACTCAAGTGGTACGAAGAGCAGGGGTACCTGCCGGAAGCCATGGTGAACTTCCTCGCGCTCATGGGGTTCTCGATGCCGGACGGCCGCGAGATCTTCGGTTTCGACGACATCTGCCAGGCCTTTGCGTTCGAGCGCATCAACTCGGCCGGCCCCGTGTTCGACCTCGACAAGCTGGCCTGGCTCAACGGCGAGTACATGCGCAGGCTCGCCGCGGATGATCTCCTGGCGCGGGTCATCGCCTTCGGCGCGCCCGTGGCCGACGATGCCTACACCCGCGCCATCGTTCCCCTCGTGCAGGAGCGCATGAAGCTTCTCTCCGACTTCACGGCCATCGGCGACTACTTCTTCACCGACACCATCGCCTACGATGCCGCGCTCCTGGTGCCGAAGAAGCGCGAGGCCTCCGAGACCGCCCAGGTGCTGCGCCGCTTCGCCGAGCTCTTCTCTACCCTGCCCGATTCCGATTTCACCAAGGAAGGGCTCGAGCAGGCCATGCGCTCGCTCTCCGAGTCTTTGGGATGGAGCGCAAAAGAGACCTTCATGCCGGTGCGCGTGGCGGTGACGGGCAAGACCGCCACGCCGCCTCTTCTCGAGAGCATCGTCGTGCTGGGACGAGATCGCGCAGCCGCGCGCCTGCGCGCCGCGGCGGAGGCGCTCGGCGCAGGCGCGTGAAGGGAGAGGCAGACGCCCTCGGCAGCCTGCGGTTCACGCGATTTCGCCTGACCTACAAGGTGCTCGAGCGGGCCGTTTTCCCGGCCGAGAAGCCACCGCTCTTTCGACGTCACCTCGTCACGTCGATGCGCGATGCGGCCTGCGGACCAGCGTGCCCCCTTCAGAGCGGCCCGCTGCCGTTCGTGTACGTGCCCCCCGTTGACACCCGCACCAGGCTGCTTCCGGGCGACGCCCTCAAGGCGACGTTCGTGCTGGTGGGAAGCAGCGTCTCGCACGCCGCCTGCTGCATCGTCGGCCTCGACCGGCACACGCGCAAGGGCGTGGGACCTCAGCGGTGCAGGGTCATCCTCGAGCAGGTCGACTGGCTCGACCCGCGGGATCGGCTGTGGAGCCGCTACTACTTCACGAAGGAACAGGAGATCCGCTCGACGCCGGTGGCCTTCGACGCTCGCCATCTCGAGGAGCGCGCCAAGCTTCTGGCAGGACGGACCCGCCTCACCCTGCAGCTCACCACCCCGCTCAGGCTCCCCGCGCCCGTCGATGGCCACGCATTGCTGGGCGCACTCCACGCCAGAATCAGCCAGCTGGGCGTCGTGTGGTGCGAGGGAAACGCCCCCGCCGCGCCTCCGCACGACGACCTCACCGCCGACCTCTCGATGCTGCTGCCCCGACCTCGGGCCCGCCGCACGACTGAATGGAACGGTCACGTGACCCTCACCGGAACCCTCACCCCCTGGCTCGCGCCCCTCGTCGCCGGTCAGCACATCGGTCTCGGGGCGGGTGCCGCCCTCGGGTATGGTCGCTACGAGCTGCGCCCCTGAAGGGTTTTTGCGGGGGAATGAAGAAGATTCAATTCGTCGAGGTTCTCCCTTCTCGCCCGCCCTTCTCGCTCGGTGACGCGGAGTCGAACGAGGCCCGATGACCCCGAGCCCCACGAGAGGAGACGAGAGCTTTGCCCAGGCGGGCCAGTGCGCTACGGGTGGTCTCAAACCAAGATGGCGTTCGAGAGAACCGGCTGAACGACCTGAGCGGAGCCGAATGGCTCTTCTGGACGAGCACCGTCTTCGAGACCTTCTATCCACCGGATGCAACCCATCGTCTGCGAAAGCAGCACGGTGCCATGAAGCCTCCAGAGGTCATGGCTGAGATCATCCGCTTCTTCACGAAACAAGGCGAAGAGGTGCTCGATCCCTTTGCGGGGGTCGGTGGAACCCTTCTTGGCGCGGCCCTCACGGGGCGCAAGGCCATCGGCTTCGAGCTCAACCCGAAGTGGGTCGAGGTCTACAACCAGATTCAGCAGACCTTTGCTGTGGTCGACGGTCGCTTTGTGCGCTGGAGCGAGATCTCCACCGACGAAGGCCCACGCGCAGACGCAACGGCCATCACATCGCCGCTGCTTGCCGGCGACTGCATGCAACGCCTTGCCGCCCTGTCAGATGGGAGCATTGACGCGGTCATCACCGACCCCCCCTATGGCTGCCAGCACTCGGTGACCGGCTTCAAGAACGAGACCAACTTCAACATGACCACGCTGGCCGACACCGCTGACTTCTCGAACAGCAGCGATATCGCGACCTTTCTCGATCGAATGGAAGCATTGGGCTGTCAGGCCTGGCGTGTGCTGCGCCCGGGACGCTACCTGGTTCTCATCGTGGGCGACCGGTACATGCGCGGCGAGTTCGTGCCGCTAGGGGTCATGGTCGCCGAGACGATGCGACGCGTCGGCTTTCAGTTCAAGGGCATGCGTCTGTGGTGGAACAAGGCGACGCAGCGCCCCCTGCGCCCATACGCCGTGAAGACCTGCTTCGTGCCGAACATCGTGCATCAGAACATCCTGGTGCTGCGCAAGAGCGAGTCTTGATCAGACCGTGGTGAAGAGCGCCCGCAAGTCGCGCATCAAGGTGCTGGTTGCAGACGACCAGACCCTGTTCCGCCAGATGCTGGTGCAGCACCTCGACCACGAACCCGACATCGAAGTCGTGGGAGAAGCCCAGAGCGGCACTGACACGCTCTCGAAGATCGAGACCCTGACGCCTGACGTCGTGCTGCTCGACATCCAGCTCGGAGACATGGACGGCCTCGAGGTCACCGAGCACGTGCGTGCGCGGTTCTCGAACACGCGCATCGTGCTGCTCACCGGCTTCCACAACGAAGCCTACATCTATCGCGGACTGCAGGCCGGCGCCAGCGGCTACCTCTCAAAAGACTCTTCCATCGACGGCGTTCTCGATGCCGTGAGGCGCGCCTTCCGCGGAGACGCGCTTCTCGACCCCGCCGCCACAACCAGAATCCTGCGCAAGTTCGAGCAGCACGGACGCGCAGAGGTCACCTTGTCGCCGTCGAAGAGCACCGAGGCCCAGCCAGCCCGCGTCAAGCTGACCCCACGAGAGCACGAGATCCTCATGTTCATCGCCGATGGGCTGTCAAACCAGGAGATCGCGTCGCGCCTCGTGATCAGCGAATACACGGTCAAGACCCACGTGAGCAACCTGTTCCGCAAGATCGAGGTCAATGATCGGGTGCAGGCGATTCTCTACGCCCTCAAGCACCGACTTCGCTGAAGGTCTCTCCAGGGGGCACGCCCTCACCCGGCGGCGCTTCCACGATCTGCTCCGGTGCGTCTTCACTGCTCGGAGACACCACCGGCATCTCGGCCGTGAGCCCGGACAGCTCGTCGTTGTCATCGACAAAGCAATCGCTCTCCACAACAGGCTCTCGCGTGGGCTCGATGCCCAGGCGCTGCAGGGTCTCCCACAATCCCTGAAGCGCGGCTGCGGGATCGCGGTAGAACGCGCTGCCGCGAAGACGCCAGAAGGTCCACCCGCACCGCTCGAGCACACGTTG from Pseudomonadota bacterium encodes the following:
- a CDS encoding glutamate--tRNA ligase, with the protein product MSVRTRIAPSPTGAPHVGTAYVAIFNLAFARQQGGAFLLRIEDTDQTRSEAQYETMIFESLRWLGLTWNEGPDVGGPHGPYRQSERSEIYAEHAQTLITRGTAYTCFCTPERLAELREQQKATKSSFLGYDRRCRDLSPEEAARRVAAGEAHVVRLKVPVEGQLTFHDLVRGDITIGFEQIDDQVLLKADGFPTYHLANVVDDHLMGITHVMRAEEWITSTPKHVLLYEAFGWQPPGFGHLPLLRNKDKTKISKRKNPVSLKWYEEQGYLPEAMVNFLALMGFSMPDGREIFGFDDICQAFAFERINSAGPVFDLDKLAWLNGEYMRRLAADDLLARVIAFGAPVADDAYTRAIVPLVQERMKLLSDFTAIGDYFFTDTIAYDAALLVPKKREASETAQVLRRFAELFSTLPDSDFTKEGLEQAMRSLSESLGWSAKETFMPVRVAVTGKTATPPLLESIVVLGRDRAAARLRAAAEALGAGA
- a CDS encoding DNA-binding response regulator, whose product is MVKSARKSRIKVLVADDQTLFRQMLVQHLDHEPDIEVVGEAQSGTDTLSKIETLTPDVVLLDIQLGDMDGLEVTEHVRARFSNTRIVLLTGFHNEAYIYRGLQAGASGYLSKDSSIDGVLDAVRRAFRGDALLDPAATTRILRKFEQHGRAEVTLSPSKSTEAQPARVKLTPREHEILMFIADGLSNQEIASRLVISEYTVKTHVSNLFRKIEVNDRVQAILYALKHRLR